In Paenibacillus sp. BIC5C1, a genomic segment contains:
- the yabP gene encoding sporulation protein YabP: MVEQSKTKQHHLSMQNRKLLDLTGVSNVESFDSEEFLLQTELGHLTIRGHNLHIKNLSLEDGLLSIEGTISSLEYLDPGSQSKNGKGLFGKMFR, translated from the coding sequence ATGGTTGAGCAAAGTAAGACGAAACAGCATCATCTGAGCATGCAGAATCGGAAACTGCTGGATCTGACGGGTGTCTCCAATGTGGAGAGCTTCGACAGTGAGGAATTTTTGCTGCAAACTGAACTTGGGCATCTGACCATCCGGGGGCACAATTTACATATCAAAAACCTGAGCCTGGAGGACGGTTTGTTATCCATCGAGGGCACTATCAGTTCTCTTGAATATCTGGACCCCGGTTCCCAGTCCAAAAACGGTAAAGGCCTGTTCGGCAAGATGTTCCGATGA
- a CDS encoding RNA-binding S4 domain-containing protein has translation MRLDKFLKVSRLIKRRTVAKDVSEQGRVLVNGREAKPSAAVKVGDELTVQFGQKLVTVKVERLAESTKKDEASSLYTLVKEEPIAKDNGLNW, from the coding sequence ATGCGTCTTGATAAATTCCTGAAGGTCTCTCGGTTGATCAAACGCCGCACCGTAGCCAAGGACGTTTCCGAACAGGGACGTGTGCTGGTGAACGGACGTGAAGCGAAGCCAAGCGCCGCTGTCAAAGTGGGCGATGAACTTACGGTTCAGTTCGGTCAAAAGCTGGTCACCGTGAAGGTGGAGCGTCTAGCCGAGAGTACCAAGAAGGATGAGGCGAGCAGCCTCTACACCTTGGTTAAGGAAGAGCCGATTGCCAAGGACAACGGTCTGAACTGGTAA
- a CDS encoding HU family DNA-binding protein: MNKTDLINNISTKSGLTKKDVESVLNGFLGEITDALASGDKVQLIGFGTFETRKRSGRTGRNPQTGNEIVIPESTVPAFKAGNKLKEAVK, from the coding sequence ATGAACAAAACAGATCTGATTAACAACATTTCCACCAAAAGCGGTTTGACTAAAAAAGACGTTGAGTCCGTATTGAACGGCTTTTTGGGAGAAATTACAGATGCACTTGCCAGCGGAGACAAAGTACAACTGATCGGCTTTGGCACTTTTGAGACCCGCAAACGTTCCGGTCGTACCGGACGTAACCCACAAACAGGGAATGAAATCGTGATTCCTGAGTCCACCGTTCCTGCGTTCAAAGCAGGCAACAAACTTAAAGAAGCCGTAAAATAA
- the mazG gene encoding nucleoside triphosphate pyrophosphohydrolase yields the protein MSAALTVVGLGSGDADQLTVGIIKKMKHAATLYVRTLDHPVLNDLKQEGLEMTSFDAIYEAKDSFPEVYDEIADRLIEAARKGEPGTEIVYAVPGHPMVAEASVRLLKERCPQMGISLRVMGGESFLDEAFIRLGFDPIEGFQLLDASSLNTELVQPQLHTLIGQVYDVFTASDVKLCLMDVYPDDYPVFVGHALGVQGQEIIHKVPLHDLDRIEGYGNLSLIYVPKNTDDALRRRSFARLHEIVNILRSPGGCPWDQEQTHQSIRKNLIEETYEVIETIDEDDPDHMKEELGDLLLQILLHSQMEEEVGTFNVYDVIEGLNDKLIFRHPHVFGEQQAENANEALQNWEQMKAEEKKRKGQDLQQTSVLDGIPRDLPALMKGYKLQKKAAKVGFDWDDVEGVFAKIEEELTELKEAVQHNQSAEERKLELGDLLFAAANVARFIDTDPEEALAATNRKFIQRFQYIEERLREQGRTPSDSNVDEMEQYWQAAKKAGL from the coding sequence ATGAGTGCAGCTTTAACAGTAGTCGGTCTTGGATCTGGAGATGCAGATCAGCTGACGGTAGGGATCATCAAAAAAATGAAACATGCAGCGACGCTGTATGTACGCACACTGGATCATCCCGTATTGAATGATCTCAAGCAGGAAGGGTTGGAGATGACATCCTTTGATGCCATCTATGAAGCGAAGGATTCTTTTCCGGAAGTGTATGACGAAATTGCAGACCGGTTGATTGAGGCCGCACGCAAGGGCGAGCCGGGTACCGAGATCGTATATGCCGTGCCAGGGCATCCCATGGTCGCTGAAGCGAGCGTACGTCTGTTGAAAGAGCGCTGCCCACAAATGGGTATTTCGCTGCGTGTCATGGGCGGGGAAAGCTTTCTGGATGAAGCGTTTATTCGTCTTGGATTCGATCCTATTGAAGGGTTTCAGCTTCTCGATGCCAGCAGTCTGAATACGGAACTGGTGCAGCCCCAGCTTCATACCTTGATTGGACAAGTATATGATGTGTTTACCGCTTCTGACGTAAAACTGTGCCTGATGGACGTTTACCCTGACGATTATCCGGTATTTGTCGGACATGCCTTGGGTGTGCAGGGACAGGAGATCATTCACAAGGTGCCGCTGCATGATCTGGACCGGATTGAAGGATACGGTAATCTCTCATTGATATATGTGCCCAAAAATACGGATGACGCGCTTCGTCGGCGCTCCTTTGCACGGCTGCATGAAATCGTGAATATCCTTCGCAGTCCAGGCGGCTGTCCATGGGATCAGGAGCAGACTCACCAGTCTATTCGCAAAAACCTGATTGAGGAAACCTATGAAGTCATTGAAACGATTGATGAAGATGATCCCGATCACATGAAGGAAGAGCTAGGTGATCTCCTGTTGCAGATTTTGCTGCACTCCCAGATGGAAGAAGAGGTTGGCACATTTAACGTGTACGATGTTATTGAAGGATTGAACGACAAGCTAATTTTCCGCCATCCGCACGTATTCGGTGAACAACAGGCAGAGAATGCGAATGAAGCGTTGCAAAACTGGGAACAGATGAAGGCAGAGGAGAAAAAGCGCAAGGGACAGGATCTACAGCAGACTTCTGTGCTGGACGGTATTCCCCGTGACTTGCCTGCCTTGATGAAAGGGTACAAATTACAGAAAAAAGCGGCCAAAGTTGGCTTCGATTGGGATGACGTGGAAGGTGTCTTTGCCAAGATCGAGGAAGAATTGACAGAGCTAAAAGAAGCGGTACAGCATAACCAGTCTGCGGAAGAGCGGAAGCTGGAACTGGGTGATTTATTATTTGCAGCTGCCAATGTTGCGAGATTTATTGATACCGATCCGGAGGAGGCGCTTGCCGCCACCAATCGGAAATTCATTCAACGTTTCCAGTATATCGAGGAGCGTCTACGTGAACAGGGAAGAACTCCGTCAGACAGCAATGTTGATGAAATGGAGCAATACTGGCAGGCTGCGAAGAAGGCTGGATTGTAA
- the mfd gene encoding transcription-repair coupling factor, with protein sequence MLQALIQAFSKDPDFGSITAGITSGMKEQLVSGLSGSARQIMLAALHQEMNRPLLVVTHNMFSAQKIAEDLQEALSPDQVLLYPANELVAAEAAVSSPETLGQRIDVLVRCAQGFRGVVVIPFSGVRRYVPLPEVMANAQITIKQGNTLELDSFLLEMVKLGYERVERVESRGEMSVRGGIIDFYPVTSSIAYRVELFDDEIDSIRTFDPADQRSIERIDEVTVLPCKELIADRERMEKAADAAVILLDQQLEKMTDRQAKLRLREEIHREIELLREHVYFSEMYKYISPLYPENKTIYDYMPEDTLLVLDEPARLAETSKQLDRDESEWNLHLMQNGKTLPDLHLSADGDDLIYERPFQTLFMSIFLRQVPHTQPQNILNFISRGMQDFHGQMNVLKAEMERWQKAGVQVLMLANGEERLDRMRRVLMDYDIPEPEMLIGNLQTGFEMPSIHLAVVTEGEMFSQKQRKVRKPIRNVDNAERIKSYSELKVGDYVVHQNHGIGKYLGIGTLEVGGIHKDYMHILYAGGDKLSVPIEQIDLIQKYVGSEEKEPKIYKLGGNEWTRVKNKVRTSVQDIADDLIKLYAERQTSKGFGFDKDSAEQQEFEDMFPYDETRDQVRAIEEIKKDMEQNRPMDRLLCGDVGYGKTEVAIRAAFKAAIEGKQVAVLVPTTILAQQHYETFRERFSGYPFNIHVLSRFRSRKEQNETAKGIKAGTVDIVIGTHRLLSQDLVFKDLGLLIVDEEQRFGVTHKEKLKKLKTNVDVLTLTATPIPRTLHMSMLGVRDLSVIETPPENRFPVQTYVVEHSQALVREAIERELARGGQVYYLYNRVQGIQEMAAEISELVPEAKVGVGHGQMSETELEKTILDFLDGEYDVLVSTSIIETGVDIPNVNTLIVHDADKMGLSQLYQLRGRVGRSNRIAYAYFTYQRDKVLTEVAEKRLQSIKEFTELGSGFKIAMRDLSIRGAGNLLGAEQHGFIASVGFDLYSQMLAEEINKRKVTMLGEEPVSSDQWNTTLDLSIDAYLPSDYIYDSIQKIEIYKKVAVIASFDDAMELEDELVDRFGDLPEAVINLLAVARMKVYGKIYGIESISQRGDDLTVKFYEGREHAFELSKIAHIGNQFERRVQFEQGPHMLIHVKGKGLGDKQLMELVEKFLESMKSAFKSKGELKDVSKV encoded by the coding sequence TTGTTACAAGCACTTATACAGGCTTTTTCCAAAGATCCGGACTTCGGATCCATTACGGCCGGGATTACATCCGGTATGAAGGAGCAGTTGGTTTCGGGCTTATCCGGTTCGGCGCGTCAGATTATGCTGGCTGCCTTACATCAGGAAATGAACCGCCCCTTGCTCGTTGTGACACACAATATGTTTTCCGCTCAAAAAATCGCAGAAGATTTACAGGAAGCGCTTTCACCAGATCAGGTGCTGCTCTATCCTGCCAACGAGCTTGTTGCCGCTGAAGCTGCTGTTTCCAGTCCGGAAACATTGGGTCAGCGTATTGACGTGTTGGTCCGTTGCGCCCAGGGATTCAGGGGCGTTGTTGTTATCCCATTTTCCGGGGTACGGCGTTATGTTCCACTTCCAGAAGTGATGGCTAATGCTCAGATTACAATTAAACAAGGCAATACGCTGGAGCTCGATTCATTCCTGCTGGAGATGGTGAAGCTCGGATATGAACGCGTGGAACGTGTGGAATCGCGCGGCGAGATGAGCGTCCGTGGAGGAATTATTGATTTCTATCCGGTCACATCGTCCATTGCGTATCGTGTGGAATTATTTGACGATGAGATCGATTCCATTCGTACTTTTGATCCTGCAGATCAGCGCTCCATTGAACGAATTGACGAAGTAACGGTACTGCCGTGCAAAGAGTTAATTGCAGATCGCGAACGTATGGAGAAGGCTGCGGATGCAGCCGTTATTTTGCTTGACCAACAGTTGGAGAAAATGACAGACCGGCAGGCGAAGCTGCGTCTGCGAGAAGAAATTCATCGCGAGATCGAACTTCTGCGGGAGCATGTGTATTTCTCCGAAATGTATAAATATATTTCACCGCTCTATCCAGAAAACAAGACGATCTACGACTACATGCCAGAAGATACGCTGCTTGTACTCGATGAGCCGGCAAGGCTCGCAGAGACGTCAAAACAGCTTGACCGGGATGAGTCGGAGTGGAATCTGCATCTGATGCAAAACGGAAAGACCCTTCCGGACCTGCATCTGTCGGCCGATGGGGATGATCTGATCTATGAACGTCCATTCCAGACGTTGTTTATGTCCATCTTTTTGCGTCAGGTTCCTCATACCCAGCCGCAGAATATTCTTAACTTTATCAGTCGTGGAATGCAGGACTTCCATGGTCAGATGAACGTGCTCAAAGCAGAGATGGAGCGCTGGCAGAAAGCCGGAGTTCAGGTGCTCATGCTGGCTAACGGTGAGGAAAGACTTGATCGCATGCGCCGGGTACTCATGGACTATGATATTCCTGAGCCGGAGATGCTTATTGGCAACCTGCAAACCGGATTTGAAATGCCTTCTATTCATCTGGCTGTCGTTACCGAAGGTGAGATGTTCTCACAGAAGCAGCGCAAAGTGCGCAAACCGATTCGCAATGTGGATAATGCTGAACGTATTAAATCCTATAGTGAGCTGAAAGTTGGCGATTATGTCGTTCACCAGAATCACGGGATTGGTAAGTATCTCGGGATTGGCACACTTGAGGTTGGCGGGATTCACAAAGACTACATGCATATTCTCTATGCAGGTGGAGACAAACTGTCTGTACCGATTGAGCAGATTGATCTGATTCAGAAATATGTCGGTTCGGAAGAGAAAGAGCCGAAAATATATAAGCTGGGCGGTAATGAGTGGACACGAGTTAAAAATAAAGTCCGCACATCCGTACAGGATATTGCTGATGATCTAATCAAGCTTTATGCGGAACGCCAGACGTCAAAAGGTTTTGGCTTCGACAAAGACTCTGCGGAACAGCAGGAGTTTGAGGACATGTTCCCTTATGATGAGACACGTGATCAGGTGCGTGCCATCGAAGAAATCAAGAAGGATATGGAACAAAATCGTCCGATGGACCGTTTATTGTGTGGGGATGTCGGTTACGGCAAAACCGAGGTTGCGATCCGTGCTGCATTTAAGGCTGCCATTGAGGGTAAACAGGTTGCTGTATTGGTTCCTACAACCATTTTGGCTCAGCAGCATTATGAAACGTTCCGTGAGCGTTTCTCGGGATATCCGTTCAACATTCATGTACTTAGTCGATTCCGTTCACGTAAAGAACAGAATGAGACGGCCAAAGGCATCAAGGCAGGCACCGTCGATATTGTCATTGGTACTCATCGGTTATTGTCACAGGATCTAGTCTTCAAGGATCTTGGCCTGTTAATTGTAGATGAAGAGCAGCGCTTTGGTGTAACCCACAAGGAAAAACTGAAAAAGCTGAAAACAAACGTGGACGTGCTGACACTGACAGCGACGCCGATTCCGCGTACCCTTCACATGTCCATGCTGGGCGTTCGGGATCTGTCGGTTATCGAGACACCGCCGGAAAACCGTTTTCCGGTACAGACGTATGTCGTTGAACACAGTCAGGCACTTGTTCGTGAAGCGATTGAACGTGAATTGGCTCGTGGCGGTCAAGTCTACTACTTGTATAACCGTGTGCAGGGAATTCAGGAGATGGCTGCCGAAATTTCCGAATTGGTCCCTGAAGCCAAGGTTGGTGTGGGTCATGGCCAGATGTCGGAAACGGAGCTGGAGAAAACTATTCTGGACTTCCTGGATGGTGAATATGACGTACTCGTCAGCACAAGCATCATTGAGACCGGGGTGGATATTCCTAACGTAAATACGCTGATCGTGCATGACGCGGACAAAATGGGTCTCTCGCAGCTGTACCAGCTGCGTGGACGGGTGGGACGTTCCAACCGGATTGCGTATGCGTATTTCACGTACCAACGGGACAAAGTGCTGACCGAAGTTGCTGAGAAACGTCTGCAATCGATCAAGGAATTCACTGAACTGGGTTCGGGATTTAAGATCGCGATGCGTGATTTGTCGATCCGCGGCGCGGGTAATCTGCTCGGAGCTGAACAGCACGGCTTTATTGCGTCTGTCGGATTCGATCTGTATTCTCAGATGCTGGCAGAGGAAATCAACAAACGGAAAGTTACGATGCTCGGCGAAGAGCCGGTTTCATCCGATCAGTGGAACACAACGCTGGATCTCAGTATCGATGCGTACTTGCCGTCTGATTATATTTATGACAGTATTCAGAAGATTGAAATTTACAAAAAAGTGGCGGTTATTGCCTCCTTCGACGATGCAATGGAACTGGAAGACGAATTGGTTGACCGATTCGGAGATCTGCCGGAAGCCGTGATCAACCTGCTGGCGGTGGCCAGAATGAAAGTCTATGGCAAGATTTACGGTATTGAATCCATCTCCCAACGCGGAGATGATCTTACAGTGAAGTTCTATGAAGGCCGAGAACATGCATTTGAGCTCTCAAAAATCGCACACATTGGAAATCAGTTCGAAAGACGTGTACAATTTGAACAAGGACCCCATATGCTTATTCATGTCAAGGGCAAAGGGCTTGGGGACAAGCAACTGATGGAGCTGGTAGAGAAATTTCTGGAGTCCATGAAAAGTGCTTTTAAATCAAAGGGGGAACTAAAGGATGTTAGCAAAGTATAA
- the yabQ gene encoding spore cortex biosynthesis protein YabQ, protein MSPDTQWITLMWMLMSGAVMGMAYDSYRVLSGQLRFPRWSVHTLDLLYWVASALFVFRMLYAGNHGQLRFYVFLGLIIGVCFYFWLLSVTTQRFVVMLIKLARTLIHWCGHILNILIVMPAKGIYKLVRVLIGFVLAILLFLGKLVLQCLVPFGKLFRWMFRPILKHWVTPRFLIRAGSSIAAMWKRWF, encoded by the coding sequence ATGAGTCCGGATACTCAATGGATCACATTAATGTGGATGCTGATGTCGGGAGCCGTAATGGGGATGGCCTACGACAGTTACCGGGTACTGTCCGGTCAGCTGCGGTTCCCGAGATGGAGCGTCCACACGCTAGATCTGTTGTATTGGGTCGCTTCCGCGCTGTTCGTCTTCCGGATGTTGTATGCCGGGAATCACGGACAGCTGCGGTTTTATGTCTTTTTGGGGCTGATTATAGGGGTTTGCTTCTATTTTTGGCTTTTAAGTGTTACAACCCAGCGTTTTGTGGTAATGTTAATTAAACTCGCAAGAACGCTGATTCATTGGTGTGGACATATCCTTAACATCCTGATCGTTATGCCCGCTAAAGGAATATACAAGCTAGTGCGTGTATTAATTGGTTTCGTACTCGCCATACTGTTATTCCTGGGTAAGCTGGTGCTGCAATGTTTGGTACCTTTCGGCAAGCTGTTCCGCTGGATGTTTAGGCCAATCTTGAAACATTGGGTTACGCCACGCTTCCTGATCCGTGCGGGTTCAAGTATCGCAGCGATGTGGAAACGCTGGTTTTAA
- the spoVT gene encoding stage V sporulation protein T, producing the protein MKATGIVRRIDDLGRVVIPKEIRRTLRIREGDPLEIFVDRDGEVILKKYSPIGELGDFAKEYAESLYESTGHVTMISDRDTIITVAGGSKKEYLDKQVGQLVESCMENRKTIMETNNGSYELSKDHDETLSSFVIAPIISGGDPIGTVILFNKDESVKMSQMEIKMSETAAGFLGKQMEQ; encoded by the coding sequence ATGAAAGCTACTGGTATTGTCCGCCGTATAGATGACCTCGGTCGAGTGGTCATTCCGAAAGAAATCCGCCGTACGTTACGTATCCGTGAAGGCGATCCACTTGAGATTTTTGTGGACCGCGATGGAGAGGTTATTCTTAAAAAATACTCGCCGATTGGCGAACTTGGTGATTTTGCCAAAGAATATGCAGAATCGCTGTATGAAAGTACAGGCCATGTAACGATGATCTCTGACCGTGATACGATTATTACGGTCGCAGGCGGTTCCAAGAAAGAGTATCTGGACAAGCAGGTAGGTCAACTGGTGGAGAGCTGTATGGAAAACCGGAAGACGATTATGGAGACCAACAATGGTTCGTATGAGCTTAGCAAAGATCATGACGAGACGTTATCGTCTTTTGTTATCGCTCCAATCATTTCGGGTGGTGACCCCATCGGAACGGTTATCCTTTTCAACAAGGATGAATCGGTGAAGATGTCTCAGATGGAAATCAAAATGTCTGAGACGGCTGCCGGATTCCTTGGCAAACAGATGGAGCAATAA
- a CDS encoding peptidylprolyl isomerase: protein MLAKYKKVGKVLSVSMVAVLSLSLLAACGKKEEATTETKDTSAVVATYEGGTITANEFDMEQRVMKFLYPEYAQMMDMDDFKEYLVKQEVAYEYLSGKASDAAKTEGAKTATEQFDKMKASVQADQWTEMLKAQNLTDQNIKDYMTRIMTVIKDKETGVTEDAIKAEFEKNKDQFTTASVRHVLINFTDPKTQKERKKEDALKLAKEVKAKLDGGADFAEIAKKYSEDTGSAEKGGLYEDTPVASWVDAFKEAAKTLPLNKISDPVETEYGYHIMKVEKRTEADYAKLTAEQKETLKSQLAAAEIDTFMTSELDKIVKEVKLPKTDKAEEGTTEGTTGTGTDTGTEGEKTDAGTDTKTDQGTTGTDKDTKTDESTDTSGK, encoded by the coding sequence ATGTTAGCAAAGTATAAAAAAGTAGGGAAAGTACTGTCTGTGAGTATGGTAGCAGTACTGTCCCTATCACTGCTTGCTGCTTGTGGCAAGAAGGAAGAAGCAACAACGGAAACAAAGGATACAAGTGCTGTAGTCGCTACGTATGAAGGCGGTACAATTACAGCCAATGAATTCGACATGGAGCAACGGGTCATGAAATTCCTCTATCCGGAATATGCACAAATGATGGATATGGATGATTTCAAGGAATACCTGGTAAAACAGGAAGTTGCATATGAATATTTGAGTGGAAAAGCAAGTGATGCAGCGAAAACCGAAGGTGCCAAAACAGCGACAGAGCAATTCGACAAAATGAAGGCTTCTGTTCAAGCTGATCAATGGACTGAGATGCTGAAAGCTCAGAACCTGACAGACCAGAACATTAAAGATTACATGACTCGCATTATGACAGTAATTAAGGACAAAGAAACTGGCGTTACTGAAGATGCGATTAAAGCTGAATTTGAGAAAAATAAAGATCAGTTCACAACGGCGTCTGTTCGTCACGTACTGATTAACTTTACGGATCCAAAAACGCAAAAAGAGCGTAAAAAGGAAGATGCTCTGAAACTTGCGAAAGAAGTGAAAGCCAAATTGGACGGCGGAGCAGACTTTGCTGAAATTGCAAAGAAATACTCTGAAGACACAGGTTCTGCAGAAAAAGGCGGATTGTATGAAGATACACCTGTAGCTAGCTGGGTAGATGCGTTCAAAGAAGCGGCCAAAACGCTGCCATTGAACAAAATCAGTGATCCTGTAGAGACTGAATATGGTTATCACATCATGAAAGTAGAAAAACGTACAGAAGCGGACTACGCGAAATTGACTGCTGAGCAAAAAGAAACACTCAAAAGCCAATTGGCCGCTGCTGAGATCGACACATTCATGACCAGCGAACTGGACAAAATCGTAAAAGAAGTAAAACTGCCGAAAACAGACAAGGCTGAAGAAGGCACGACTGAAGGCACAACCGGTACAGGAACTGATACAGGTACTGAGGGTGAGAAAACCGATGCGGGTACGGATACCAAAACGGATCAAGGAACAACTGGAACCGACAAGGATACAAAAACAGATGAAAGTACAGATACAAGCGGTAAGTAA
- a CDS encoding FtsB family cell division protein, with product MGKTPMNKSKAPAGQGKSAGAKRRLMLWMTFMVVFIIWAGYTFLVQTAQISDKSSHLAAQQSSKEETLKKLDQLKYEVSRLKDPEYIGQLARKKGYYLPEETPIQVEESGN from the coding sequence ATGGGTAAAACACCTATGAACAAATCAAAAGCTCCAGCAGGCCAAGGAAAATCTGCAGGTGCCAAAAGGCGTCTCATGCTATGGATGACCTTTATGGTTGTGTTTATCATTTGGGCAGGATATACGTTCCTTGTGCAGACTGCGCAAATTTCGGACAAGAGTTCTCATCTGGCTGCCCAGCAATCTTCAAAGGAAGAGACGTTGAAGAAGCTGGATCAATTGAAGTACGAAGTCAGTCGGTTGAAGGATCCCGAATACATAGGACAGCTGGCTCGAAAAAAAGGATACTATCTGCCTGAGGAAACACCAATTCAGGTTGAAGAGTCAGGGAACTGA
- a CDS encoding putative polysaccharide biosynthesis protein, producing MKQSSTGSRLLQGAFVLGLAAIISKIIGAFQKIPLQNLGGDGVFGIYNTVYPFYMLIITIAAAGLPVAVSKFVAEQNALGQPEEGRRVVRLSSLLLGGIGLALALLMYLGAPLVGSLIGNGSVVPSIRAASMALLFVPVMTGLRGYFQGLQQMVPTAVSQVVEQTVRVTVMIVLLLWLMGRDASLETIAAGAMIGSVAGGFAGLVTMLGYVYHHRRKNGEKLAVMKSAETGGQMEKTKEHPSGGSTLLSEERRSNGEWIRTLLIYAIPVCLGSLAVPLMNLVDTFTVPRLLRREGLDELQSMVSFGIYNRGLPLVQLVTMLATSLSVLFIPAMAEARLKGGPGAVRQQAGLALRWFWLIGLAASAGLAVLAEPINRMLYGDAAGTEALRYMALTAAGSTVSIIAAALLQGLGAVRAPAFSMLAAAGVKALLNVMLVPALGISGAALAGAVAYMLAAGLNVALLARLVALRPAPGAVLAKPALVIAALSLAAAGTAWAAEAVLGGIGIAADRRLAAMGVSLLGIAAGSAVFLLAAARTGLLTAAELAAVPKLGPLLAKLLRRLRVLR from the coding sequence ATGAAACAGTCGTCTACAGGCTCAAGATTGCTTCAGGGTGCATTTGTGCTTGGGCTTGCCGCCATAATATCCAAAATCATTGGTGCTTTTCAGAAGATTCCGCTGCAGAATCTGGGGGGAGACGGTGTTTTTGGCATCTACAATACGGTGTACCCGTTCTACATGCTCATTATTACCATTGCCGCTGCCGGGCTGCCTGTCGCTGTATCCAAATTCGTAGCCGAGCAGAATGCTCTTGGTCAACCGGAGGAGGGTAGACGGGTTGTACGCTTGTCCTCGTTGCTGCTCGGTGGAATTGGGCTGGCACTGGCCCTGTTGATGTATTTAGGTGCACCGCTTGTTGGAAGTCTGATTGGTAATGGAAGTGTCGTACCGTCCATTCGGGCAGCTTCAATGGCATTGCTGTTTGTACCGGTGATGACAGGACTGCGCGGATATTTTCAGGGGTTGCAGCAAATGGTGCCAACAGCCGTATCCCAAGTGGTAGAGCAGACTGTTCGGGTCACGGTGATGATTGTTCTTTTGTTGTGGCTCATGGGGAGGGACGCTTCATTGGAGACCATTGCAGCTGGAGCAATGATTGGTTCAGTGGCAGGTGGGTTTGCCGGGTTAGTTACAATGCTTGGGTATGTGTACCATCATCGACGCAAAAATGGGGAAAAGCTCGCTGTTATGAAAAGTGCTGAGACAGGTGGGCAAATGGAGAAAACCAAAGAGCACCCCAGCGGGGGGAGCACGCTTCTGTCTGAGGAGCGGAGGTCCAACGGTGAATGGATTCGCACACTACTGATCTATGCCATTCCGGTCTGTCTCGGATCACTGGCCGTGCCATTGATGAATCTGGTAGATACCTTTACAGTACCCCGGTTGTTAAGACGAGAAGGGCTGGATGAGCTTCAATCCATGGTGTCCTTCGGGATTTACAACCGAGGCTTGCCGCTGGTTCAATTGGTGACAATGCTTGCCACGTCGCTGTCTGTGCTCTTTATACCGGCGATGGCCGAAGCCCGGCTGAAAGGCGGGCCGGGAGCCGTGAGGCAGCAAGCAGGCCTTGCGCTGCGTTGGTTCTGGTTAATCGGCCTGGCCGCATCCGCAGGTTTGGCGGTGCTGGCAGAGCCGATTAACCGCATGCTGTACGGGGATGCCGCAGGCACCGAAGCTCTGCGGTACATGGCGCTGACGGCTGCGGGCAGCACCGTCAGCATTATCGCGGCGGCGCTGCTGCAAGGCCTAGGCGCCGTGCGCGCACCCGCGTTCAGCATGCTGGCCGCCGCAGGCGTCAAGGCGCTGCTGAACGTCATGCTTGTGCCGGCGCTGGGCATCAGCGGCGCGGCCCTTGCAGGCGCAGTCGCCTACATGCTGGCGGCTGGCCTGAATGTGGCGCTGCTGGCGCGGCTTGTCGCCCTGCGCCCGGCCCCGGGCGCCGTCCTGGCGAAGCCGGCGCTGGTGATCGCCGCCCTGAGCCTGGCGGCGGCAGGCACGGCCTGGGCCGCCGAAGCAGTGCTCGGCGGCATCGGTATCGCGGCCGACCGCAGGCTGGCCGCTATGGGCGTGAGCCTGCTTGGCATAGCAGCAGGCTCAGCCGTGTTCTTGCTGGCCGCGGCCCGAACGGGGCTGCTGACCGCCGCAGAGCTGGCGGCCGTGCCCAAGCTGGGGCCACTGCTGGCCAAGCTGCTGCGCAGACTGCGTGTGCTGCGATAA